One stretch of Methanobacteriaceae archaeon DNA includes these proteins:
- a CDS encoding DUF3194 domain-containing protein, whose protein sequence is MKNKLKNLTQEDLNEISDFISSSAQNFISQKVSQKEINDLDIKVELSYEEKLEVDITIDLSLDDLSSVNPDIVDEAIEHSFEVLEPFLDVNFRT, encoded by the coding sequence TTGAAAAATAAGCTCAAAAATTTGACTCAAGAAGATTTAAACGAGATATCTGATTTTATTTCTTCTTCTGCTCAAAATTTTATTTCACAGAAAGTTTCTCAAAAAGAGATCAATGACCTGGATATTAAGGTTGAACTCTCTTACGAAGAAAAACTTGAAGTTGATATTACTATAGATCTTTCGCTGGATGATTTATCTTCAGTGAATCCTGATATTGTTGATGAGGCCATTGAACATTCTTTTGAAGTTCTTGAACCTTTTTTAGATGTTAATTTCAGGACATAG
- a CDS encoding ribosomal biogenesis protein, which translates to MLITTSRKPSKRTRSFCQYLNRVFISEYTNRGKMSMRDVLLKAANLGYSYLAVVFEYNGNPSKITFFNKDGLEIISMTINVALPEKRINIQKEDLSFKCDFEEMAILGDILQLKTVNDFESEADKNDLDFEDFQESNLITIKDSKSNDSKQDYKAILDVFDKKGICTGFKIFIKNFKLENSSKD; encoded by the coding sequence ATGTTAATTACAACTTCAAGAAAACCTTCTAAACGTACCAGATCTTTTTGCCAGTATTTAAATCGTGTTTTCATTTCTGAATACACTAATCGTGGTAAAATGAGTATGAGGGACGTTCTTTTAAAGGCAGCCAATTTAGGATATTCCTATTTGGCAGTTGTTTTTGAGTATAATGGCAATCCCAGTAAGATCACCTTTTTTAATAAGGACGGATTAGAAATTATTTCTATGACAATAAATGTGGCCTTACCTGAGAAAAGAATCAATATTCAAAAAGAGGATTTGTCATTTAAATGTGACTTTGAAGAAATGGCCATTTTAGGGGATATCCTTCAATTAAAAACAGTAAATGATTTTGAATCTGAAGCAGATAAAAATGACTTGGATTTTGAAGATTTTCAAGAATCAAATCTTATAACAATCAAAGATTCCAAATCTAATGATTCAAAACAAGATTATAAGGCTATTTTAGATGTTTTTGATAAAAAAGGCATTTGCACTGGATTTAAAATTTTTATTAAGAATTTTAAGCTTGAAAATAGTTCAAAAGATTGA
- a CDS encoding cobaltochelatase subunit CobN — MIKRKGGEKIRRQVILIIATFVFIMSLCGAVAATDSQEGINDTTTVQTVNGTNASSNEPDPRIHGVIRNNTTLANGAVINIRNPSNNSLIISGTTNSSGEYDIYFNSSLTQFKVEILFGGRNYTTSVTPTGTPIPTAELNHTFVPTKMLKDVKMVILVAGGRVGTVDRVMNDVYLNNLLPEGYDFELRIFSEDTLSTDSATFQRFSDELKTSNIFLMVNPGVSTFTASLAPSVKQMPTGSKVYLLGGSNPLTTDISVTTLAYSSVLNANLTTENIKRALLATLKNFTAINSSTNTTIIGMPTEFVYHPDTTKIFTTRADYEAWYISSGKYKANGPWIGLLFHAWYYGANDLAAYNALIHKLEESGANVIVPIFSDFATTANKFFMVNGTPAIDVLITHLHSGMTDNASLNILNTLNVPILSPVHVFLQDTLDGYLASSTGLYGGELTTWIITPEINGRSQPVLIGGSKSIGTDPTTGADIKIFVPYQPGIDQLADRAVSWGILKHKLNADKKLALIYFDNTHDEGMPTGGSLNIEASLANILKALAAQGYNVGSINATNLTADSVLAMINDHGRNLVNYTQADLANLIAKGAPTITVAQYMQWYNQLPASLRAQVEEVWGPAPGNLMIYNGKIVFPGIMLGNIFMGPQPIWKWNGNSSSLDNNTLPPTHQYIAFYLWLQDGFNADAVVHTGEHGTLELLPGHTSGMTEDDWSNTLIGEMPNIYIYSGANDNAKRRAYAVLISHLTPPVVESALYGNLMEMHDLLTSFDTAYQQNDTGLMTIYYNQIWKKINNETGLKERLGINSSTPSGTVLNTLHSYLHTLQQLLTPYGLHTFGELPDNETLEKFIAAIIAFDPGNRTGQHDYILNLLNQSVINEMASLLKALNGGYIKPGVAADPVRNLASLPTGTNTYSFDPRKVPDAAALTIGYTAAEAVLKEYLSSNNGTFPETMATSIRGNEVITTNGQSIATIFYLLGVKPIYLSGTVVGTEVIPLENLTITIGNVTVHRPRIDVLISASVSFINVCPNIIALIDNAIKQVAILNESSDKNYVRKHYLAMIPQLKTELLAQGLSQAEADTQAERLARARIFGLPPGADPHAMGTARILRSSETWTEEELAEAYLEYESYLYGDGLSGVPGRSVMEKLLRTVDSAMVITPRVSNGAPAPTYRGVTMIQFLVKRMTGKDITPIVVNTADPKNLIIRTLKEALDDSITMTLLNPVWRKGLFDEGPAGQRRMALAFRSIITLNINHDISSDKLLQIANELVFGSDALTDPDALKMAAKSLLMAYNHGMISLTSEQKKKLTKILGIDGTTPDNGNPSTPTNPSNPSTPSNPGATPSSPSASDSGSSSSVSPAASASAASVASASVAGDQSGKSYEVSENTKSSSNKNNDNYAYAIVGLIALMGLIGFGYFKGVGRN, encoded by the coding sequence TTGATTAAACGTAAAGGAGGTGAAAAAATTAGAAGACAAGTGATTTTAATTATAGCTACATTTGTTTTCATCATGTCACTGTGTGGTGCAGTGGCCGCAACAGATTCACAGGAGGGTATAAATGATACGACAACTGTGCAAACTGTAAATGGAACAAATGCTAGTTCAAATGAACCAGACCCACGAATACACGGTGTAATAAGAAATAACACTACACTGGCCAATGGGGCGGTAATAAACATTAGAAACCCATCTAATAACTCGTTGATTATCAGTGGAACAACTAATTCCAGTGGAGAATATGATATCTACTTCAATTCCAGTTTAACACAATTTAAAGTGGAAATTCTCTTTGGAGGAAGAAACTACACTACTAGCGTAACACCAACAGGTACACCCATACCTACGGCCGAACTCAACCATACCTTTGTACCAACAAAAATGCTCAAAGATGTGAAAATGGTTATACTGGTAGCCGGTGGTAGAGTTGGAACTGTAGATCGAGTAATGAATGATGTATATTTGAACAATTTGCTTCCTGAAGGGTATGATTTTGAATTAAGAATCTTCTCTGAAGATACTCTTTCTACTGATTCAGCAACATTCCAGAGATTTAGCGATGAATTGAAAACATCGAATATTTTCTTAATGGTTAACCCTGGTGTCAGCACATTCACAGCATCCCTTGCACCGTCTGTAAAGCAAATGCCTACAGGTTCCAAGGTATATTTGTTAGGAGGATCAAATCCGTTGACAACAGATATCAGTGTGACCACTCTTGCATATTCATCTGTTCTTAATGCTAATTTAACTACAGAAAATATTAAAAGAGCATTATTGGCTACATTAAAAAACTTCACAGCAATTAACAGCTCAACCAATACTACAATCATTGGAATGCCAACAGAATTTGTTTATCATCCAGATACTACAAAAATTTTTACTACAAGGGCAGATTATGAAGCTTGGTATATTTCATCAGGTAAATACAAAGCAAACGGCCCATGGATTGGACTACTTTTCCATGCGTGGTATTATGGTGCCAATGATCTAGCAGCATACAATGCTTTAATTCATAAATTGGAAGAGAGTGGAGCCAACGTAATAGTGCCTATTTTCTCAGACTTTGCTACCACGGCCAACAAATTCTTTATGGTTAATGGAACTCCAGCTATAGATGTGTTGATTACGCATTTACACAGTGGAATGACTGATAATGCTAGTTTAAATATATTAAATACTTTAAATGTACCAATTTTAAGCCCAGTCCATGTATTCCTTCAAGATACCCTTGACGGTTATCTAGCAAGTAGCACGGGATTATATGGTGGCGAATTAACAACATGGATCATCACTCCTGAGATAAATGGACGAAGTCAACCTGTTTTAATAGGTGGATCCAAAAGTATTGGAACTGACCCAACCACAGGTGCGGATATTAAAATATTTGTTCCATATCAACCAGGTATTGATCAGTTAGCTGATCGGGCTGTTTCATGGGGTATTTTGAAACATAAATTGAATGCTGACAAAAAACTGGCTTTAATTTATTTCGACAATACTCATGATGAAGGAATGCCTACTGGAGGCAGTTTAAATATTGAGGCTAGTCTGGCAAATATTCTAAAAGCTCTTGCAGCTCAAGGATACAATGTTGGATCTATAAATGCCACAAATTTAACTGCTGATAGTGTTCTGGCCATGATTAATGACCATGGTAGGAATTTAGTGAATTATACTCAAGCAGATCTGGCGAACCTTATTGCCAAAGGAGCACCAACCATAACGGTTGCTCAGTACATGCAATGGTATAACCAATTACCTGCTTCTCTTAGAGCACAAGTTGAAGAAGTTTGGGGCCCCGCTCCAGGCAATCTGATGATTTACAATGGTAAAATTGTATTCCCTGGTATAATGTTAGGAAACATATTCATGGGACCACAACCAATATGGAAGTGGAATGGTAATTCATCCAGTCTGGATAATAACACTCTACCACCAACCCATCAGTATATTGCTTTCTACCTATGGCTGCAAGATGGTTTTAATGCCGATGCTGTAGTCCATACTGGAGAACACGGAACATTAGAACTTCTTCCTGGTCACACTTCAGGTATGACTGAGGACGATTGGTCAAATACTCTGATAGGGGAAATGCCAAATATCTACATCTACTCTGGAGCAAATGATAATGCTAAAAGAAGAGCTTATGCCGTTCTTATTTCTCATTTGACACCACCAGTAGTTGAATCTGCATTATATGGTAATTTAATGGAGATGCATGATCTACTGACTTCATTTGATACAGCCTACCAGCAAAACGATACTGGATTAATGACTATCTACTACAACCAAATCTGGAAAAAAATTAATAATGAAACAGGTTTAAAGGAAAGATTGGGAATTAATTCATCTACTCCTTCTGGAACTGTATTGAATACATTACATAGCTATTTGCACACATTACAGCAACTACTGACTCCTTATGGTTTACATACCTTTGGAGAGTTACCTGATAATGAAACTTTGGAGAAATTCATTGCCGCAATTATTGCATTTGATCCAGGAAACAGGACGGGCCAGCATGATTATATTTTGAACTTACTAAATCAGAGTGTAATTAATGAGATGGCCTCTTTGTTAAAGGCATTAAATGGAGGATATATTAAGCCAGGTGTAGCTGCGGACCCTGTTAGAAATTTGGCATCCCTACCAACTGGAACGAATACATATTCTTTTGATCCAAGAAAAGTTCCTGATGCAGCGGCTTTAACAATTGGTTATACTGCAGCAGAAGCTGTTTTAAAAGAATATCTGAGTAGTAATAATGGAACATTTCCAGAAACCATGGCCACATCTATACGTGGTAATGAAGTAATTACTACCAATGGACAAAGTATTGCTACGATTTTCTACTTGCTGGGTGTAAAACCGATTTATTTAAGTGGAACTGTTGTAGGAACTGAAGTCATTCCTCTGGAAAACTTGACCATCACTATTGGAAATGTAACTGTACATAGGCCAAGAATCGATGTTCTTATCAGTGCTTCTGTAAGCTTCATTAATGTATGCCCGAATATTATAGCACTCATTGATAATGCTATTAAACAAGTGGCTATTTTAAATGAATCTAGTGACAAGAACTACGTGCGCAAGCACTACTTGGCTATGATTCCTCAACTAAAAACTGAGTTACTGGCACAAGGTTTAAGTCAAGCTGAAGCAGATACTCAGGCCGAACGCTTAGCAAGAGCCAGAATATTTGGTTTACCACCAGGTGCTGATCCCCATGCTATGGGAACTGCAAGAATCCTACGTTCCTCTGAAACATGGACTGAAGAAGAGCTTGCTGAAGCTTACCTGGAATATGAATCATATCTCTATGGTGATGGTTTAAGTGGTGTACCTGGTCGAAGTGTTATGGAAAAATTACTCCGAACTGTTGATAGTGCCATGGTAATCACACCGCGTGTATCTAATGGGGCTCCTGCACCAACTTATCGTGGTGTAACTATGATACAATTCCTGGTTAAACGCATGACTGGTAAGGACATAACTCCAATAGTTGTTAACACTGCTGATCCAAAAAACCTCATCATAAGAACTCTAAAAGAAGCTCTTGATGATAGTATAACCATGACTCTACTTAATCCGGTCTGGAGAAAAGGTTTGTTTGATGAAGGACCTGCTGGACAAAGACGTATGGCTTTAGCTTTTCGCAGTATAATTACCTTAAACATTAATCATGACATAAGCTCTGATAAATTACTGCAAATAGCCAATGAGCTTGTATTTGGTTCTGATGCGCTTACCGATCCTGATGCACTGAAGATGGCTGCTAAATCTCTTCTCATGGCTTATAATCATGGAATGATTTCCCTGACATCCGAACAGAAGAAGAAACTAACTAAGATTTTGGGTATAGATGGCACTACTCCGGATAATGGAAATCCATCAACTCCTACGAATCCGTCTAACCCGTCTACTCCAAGTAATCCTGGTGCTACTCCGTCCAGTCCGTCTGCTTCGGATAGTGGTTCATCCAGTTCGGTGAGTCCTGCGGCTAGTGCATCTGCAGCTTCTGTTGCATCTGCTTCTGTTGCTGGTGATCAGTCTGGTAAATCCTATGAAGTTTCTGAAAATACTAAAAGCTCATCTAATAAGAATAATGACAACTACGCTTACGCTATAGTTGGCCTAATTGCTTTAATGGGCCTTATTGGATTCGGATACTTCAAAGGTGTTGGAAGAAACTAA
- a CDS encoding prefoldin subunit beta, which produces MEVPQNIQHQLTQFQQLQQQAQAISMQKQTVEVQIQETQKALEELKKADDEADVYKSAGNLLVKVDKTEINTELEDKVETLKLREKTISRQEERVMSKLQEMQASLQEAMQGAGITPGM; this is translated from the coding sequence ATGGAAGTACCACAAAATATTCAACACCAACTAACTCAATTCCAACAACTACAACAACAGGCTCAGGCCATCTCCATGCAGAAACAAACTGTTGAAGTACAAATTCAGGAAACCCAAAAAGCATTAGAAGAACTCAAAAAAGCTGATGATGAGGCTGATGTTTATAAATCTGCTGGAAATCTATTAGTCAAAGTTGATAAAACTGAAATCAACACTGAACTGGAAGATAAGGTGGAAACTCTTAAACTTAGAGAAAAAACCATTTCTCGTCAAGAAGAAAGGGTAATGAGTAAACTTCAGGAAATGCAAGCTTCCCTACAAGAAGCCATGCAAGGCGCTGGAATAACTCCTGGGATGTAA
- a CDS encoding KEOPS complex subunit Pcc1 produces the protein MIQNTPLKSVESEIEIVLDSNLQAQVVFTSVNPEIISSPSQRSSMEMLVKGKSIFLKIKSKDSASFRASLNSSIKWIMLSLDVLELQKEDY, from the coding sequence TTGATTCAGAATACTCCATTAAAGTCTGTGGAAAGTGAAATTGAGATAGTACTTGATAGCAATTTACAAGCCCAAGTAGTATTTACTTCAGTTAACCCTGAAATCATCAGTTCTCCTTCACAACGTTCTTCAATGGAGATGTTAGTTAAAGGGAAGTCTATTTTCCTTAAAATTAAGTCTAAAGATTCAGCTTCTTTTAGAGCATCTTTAAATTCTTCTATTAAATGGATCATGTTATCTCTAGATGTTTTGGAACTTCAAAAAGAGGATTATTGA
- a CDS encoding cobaltochelatase subunit CobN, with protein sequence MKKNVILLVTTLFFIIAMCGAVSATENNTGGDQNNSQIVISGQVLDCVTKEPFAGVDVTASNNGNNISKTKTDNQGKYELKFLSNYTQFNITASQDGHKSSTKLVNVDSDSNNQNKNLSGNANFEMGKPKVLIIVYSVKPGFLDAIKDCDFLNITFYTYTAGNLPQSVNITDYDMVFVDYLASGLKNNDYVNRVAALMNQSAANGIPTVMTINYAISIHSAVIIANGNSQYQWMRDYWSNINYANGKELFKFIGVKFFGLNVGTPQIPIYSISEAIYHPDANKLFASLDDYKTWYQFKAGKPTVGIVFSQSEYSGTDMATMDSLIRAFENKGYNVIPYFYPHSGTPNINKFLLQNNQSAVDLIIHYKMFGWTSNSSYNDTQLDLQKLDVPIIKAYKYFGNYSSWLNGTQGMQASTLGSTIVPSELDGMFDPIIIATQEEMPQYLPYTITLFKPIDRQINWLVDSAIAWINLRYESNSDKKIAIIYWHGTGKDQGATAGHLDVYNSISSILQALKDSGYDLGTNNVPNNNTLVDLIRNQGLNVGLWAPGELEKLVKNNPVILVSESEYLTWFNKLNAAKRKEVIDMWGEPPGDIMTYTKNGVKYLVLPVIQYGNIILAPEPSRGYNQDIDAMYHAGSVPPTHQYLAFYFWLKNDFKADAIIDMGRHGTVAWLPGKTGPGLDIDNCWAAIVSQDIPVIYPFTVEGSEGMLPKRRQGALMISHLTPSLTVSGLYGNLTILNDKISEYNSPNIDAETKAKLKISILQLVKDLKINEDIGVNLTTINDTNFDQFLGKVHAYLDDIESEFIPYGLHVFGQPPQGDELTNLVQSLLGFGFRDYMKANNLSDAQVQLILKKLLIEGLNVNQAQISVLGSTSPQMTTYLNQALVHAANINKCTNEMTGLLRALNGRYIPPGISGDPINNPNVLPTGTNFYSFDPRKVPTAEATAIGNKLAQDLIDDYLKKTGNYPTKISFMLWAIHTQQDMGVMEAAIFYLLGVERVPDASNPSIVTDVKLITNLGRPRIDVVVSTTALYLTMFRCRLDLIDKAVRLAAAANDTQPNYVKQNSENTYQYLKSKGYSDDMARKLSMARIFSQEEGNHKNAMQHALLAGGSWENESQLADTYISTFGNLFQGSEVNSILFEDLYKQNLNGTEAVVFRRTFNANSLFSDSDYMGYFGGLGLTIREISGKEPLMYIMNTENTNNPKLETLAESLWRDVRSTYINPKYIGKMMQSGAPGAAQFSEFIKNMAAWRVTSHDSVNSNMFQEAYDVYFKDKYNLNMKKWFDSANPYSHQAMAAVLLDSIRKGYWDASESDKKSLVNIIAQNVIDNGMACSDSTCGNLAMMQWASQYLDPNMLAKFKNAVYTSTLSAGFAPEPAKPSEGGNPSEDGSDGSSDSGSSGGSSTSSGSDSNSGSSSASSQDKSVSEESQATTGEQSSQKAYEVSENNKTSSKPNNNYIYAIVGLLALLGLIGFGYFKGVGRN encoded by the coding sequence ATGAAAAAAAACGTAATTTTACTAGTAACGACTTTATTTTTCATCATTGCAATGTGCGGAGCAGTATCCGCAACAGAGAATAACACTGGAGGTGATCAGAACAATTCTCAAATTGTTATTTCTGGTCAGGTTCTGGATTGTGTTACCAAAGAACCATTTGCAGGAGTAGATGTAACTGCTTCAAACAATGGAAACAATATATCAAAGACTAAAACAGACAACCAAGGTAAATACGAGCTCAAATTTTTAAGTAATTATACCCAATTCAATATCACCGCCAGCCAGGATGGTCATAAATCATCTACAAAACTGGTAAATGTTGATTCGGATTCAAATAATCAAAATAAGAATCTAAGTGGTAATGCTAATTTTGAGATGGGAAAACCTAAAGTGTTGATTATTGTTTACTCTGTTAAACCTGGATTCCTTGATGCTATCAAAGATTGTGATTTTTTAAACATTACATTCTATACTTATACTGCAGGAAATCTTCCACAATCAGTCAATATAACTGATTATGATATGGTTTTTGTGGACTATTTAGCATCAGGACTAAAAAATAATGACTACGTTAACCGAGTAGCAGCTTTGATGAATCAATCAGCAGCAAATGGAATTCCCACAGTAATGACTATAAATTATGCCATTAGCATTCATAGTGCAGTAATTATTGCTAATGGGAATTCACAGTACCAGTGGATGAGAGATTACTGGTCCAACATTAACTATGCCAATGGAAAAGAACTCTTTAAATTCATTGGAGTGAAATTTTTCGGATTAAATGTGGGAACACCCCAAATACCAATCTATTCAATCAGTGAAGCCATATACCATCCCGATGCAAATAAGCTTTTTGCGAGTTTGGATGATTATAAAACATGGTATCAATTCAAGGCAGGAAAACCTACTGTAGGGATTGTATTCAGTCAGTCTGAGTATTCAGGCACTGATATGGCCACAATGGATTCTTTAATCCGCGCTTTTGAAAATAAGGGTTATAATGTGATACCATATTTCTATCCGCATAGTGGAACCCCAAATATCAATAAGTTTCTACTACAGAATAATCAATCCGCTGTGGATTTAATAATCCATTATAAAATGTTTGGTTGGACTTCCAACAGCTCGTACAATGATACTCAATTAGACCTCCAAAAACTGGATGTTCCTATCATAAAAGCCTATAAATATTTCGGGAACTATTCAAGTTGGCTAAATGGCACACAGGGAATGCAAGCAAGTACCTTAGGTAGTACCATTGTTCCTTCTGAACTTGATGGGATGTTTGATCCAATCATAATTGCCACGCAGGAAGAAATGCCGCAGTACTTGCCATACACTATTACATTGTTCAAACCAATTGATCGCCAGATAAATTGGTTGGTGGATAGTGCCATAGCATGGATTAACCTCAGGTACGAATCCAATAGTGATAAAAAAATAGCAATAATTTACTGGCACGGAACTGGTAAAGACCAGGGAGCAACAGCAGGGCACCTGGATGTATACAACAGTATTAGCAGTATATTACAGGCTCTTAAAGACAGTGGTTACGACCTTGGAACCAATAATGTGCCTAATAACAATACATTAGTGGATTTAATCCGTAATCAAGGTTTGAATGTAGGATTATGGGCTCCAGGGGAGTTAGAAAAACTGGTAAAAAATAATCCAGTGATCTTGGTTTCTGAGTCTGAGTACTTGACCTGGTTTAATAAACTCAATGCTGCAAAAAGAAAAGAAGTCATTGATATGTGGGGTGAACCACCAGGTGACATAATGACTTACACTAAAAATGGTGTAAAATATCTGGTTCTTCCAGTTATCCAATATGGAAATATTATTCTGGCACCTGAACCTTCACGTGGTTATAACCAGGATATTGATGCCATGTATCATGCAGGCAGTGTGCCACCTACTCACCAATATCTGGCCTTTTACTTCTGGCTAAAGAACGACTTTAAGGCAGATGCAATTATTGACATGGGAAGGCACGGTACTGTAGCATGGCTACCTGGAAAAACTGGGCCTGGTCTGGATATAGATAACTGCTGGGCAGCTATTGTAAGTCAGGATATTCCAGTGATATATCCATTTACTGTAGAAGGTAGTGAGGGTATGTTACCAAAAAGACGTCAAGGAGCACTAATGATAAGCCATTTAACTCCATCATTAACTGTTTCAGGACTCTACGGTAATTTGACCATACTCAACGACAAAATTTCAGAATACAATTCCCCTAATATTGATGCCGAAACCAAAGCTAAACTAAAGATAAGTATTTTACAATTAGTAAAGGACTTAAAAATCAATGAAGATATTGGAGTGAACTTAACCACAATCAACGACACTAACTTTGACCAGTTCCTGGGAAAAGTGCACGCGTATTTGGATGATATAGAATCAGAATTCATACCCTATGGATTGCATGTATTTGGACAGCCACCTCAGGGAGATGAGCTTACCAATCTAGTTCAATCTTTGCTTGGGTTTGGTTTCAGAGATTATATGAAAGCGAATAACCTATCTGATGCACAGGTTCAGTTAATACTTAAAAAGTTATTAATTGAGGGATTGAACGTAAATCAAGCTCAAATTTCAGTTCTTGGTTCAACCTCTCCACAAATGACCACGTATCTAAACCAGGCTTTAGTACACGCTGCAAATATCAATAAATGTACCAATGAGATGACAGGTCTTCTCCGGGCATTAAATGGTAGATATATCCCTCCAGGTATTTCTGGTGATCCAATTAATAACCCGAATGTACTTCCAACTGGAACTAACTTCTATTCATTTGATCCTAGGAAAGTTCCAACTGCCGAAGCTACAGCTATTGGTAATAAATTAGCTCAAGACTTAATTGACGACTACTTGAAGAAAACAGGTAATTATCCTACTAAGATATCATTCATGCTCTGGGCTATTCATACGCAACAGGATATGGGTGTAATGGAAGCAGCGATATTTTATCTGTTAGGTGTAGAACGAGTACCTGATGCCTCAAATCCAAGTATTGTAACTGATGTTAAGTTAATTACTAACTTAGGAAGGCCTAGAATTGATGTAGTGGTGAGTACTACTGCTCTATACTTGACCATGTTCCGATGTAGATTGGATCTCATTGATAAAGCAGTTAGATTAGCCGCAGCAGCCAATGATACTCAGCCAAACTATGTGAAACAGAATTCAGAAAATACCTACCAATACTTAAAGTCAAAGGGATACTCTGATGATATGGCCAGAAAACTGTCCATGGCAAGAATATTCTCTCAAGAAGAGGGTAATCACAAAAATGCCATGCAGCATGCATTGCTTGCAGGTGGGTCCTGGGAAAATGAGAGTCAATTAGCTGATACTTACATCAGCACCTTTGGAAATCTATTCCAGGGATCAGAGGTTAACTCTATTCTATTTGAAGATTTGTACAAACAAAATCTCAATGGAACAGAGGCAGTCGTATTTAGACGAACTTTCAATGCTAATAGTTTATTCAGTGACAGTGACTACATGGGATACTTTGGTGGTCTGGGCCTTACCATAAGAGAAATATCAGGTAAGGAGCCACTGATGTATATTATGAACACAGAAAATACCAACAATCCTAAACTGGAAACACTGGCAGAATCTCTTTGGAGGGATGTAAGGTCTACTTACATTAATCCAAAATATATTGGGAAGATGATGCAGTCTGGTGCTCCAGGTGCAGCTCAGTTCTCAGAATTCATAAAAAACATGGCTGCTTGGAGAGTAACTTCACATGATTCTGTGAATTCCAACATGTTCCAGGAAGCATATGATGTGTACTTCAAAGACAAGTATAATCTCAACATGAAAAAATGGTTTGATAGTGCTAATCCATACTCACATCAAGCTATGGCTGCTGTTTTATTGGATTCCATAAGAAAAGGTTACTGGGATGCAAGCGAATCTGATAAAAAATCTTTGGTTAATATTATAGCTCAAAATGTTATTGACAATGGTATGGCGTGTAGTGACTCTACTTGTGGTAATCTGGCTATGATGCAATGGGCTTCTCAGTACTTAGACCCAAATATGCTGGCTAAGTTCAAAAATGCTGTTTACACGTCCACTTTGTCTGCAGGTTTTGCTCCGGAACCTGCTAAACCATCTGAAGGCGGTAATCCTTCTGAAGATGGTTCTGATGGTAGTTCTGATTCTGGTTCTAGTGGTGGATCTTCTACTAGCTCTGGTTCTGATTCCAATTCTGGTTCTAGTTCTGCTTCTTCTCAGGATAAATCTGTCAGTGAAGAATCTCAGGCCACTACTGGTGAACAATCTTCTCAGAAGGCCTATGAGGTTTCTGAAAACAATAAAACCTCATCTAAACCTAATAACAACTATATTTATGCTATTGTTGGCTTATTAGCTTTATTAGGCCTTATTGGATTTGGATACTTCAAAGGTGTTGGAAGAAACTAA
- a CDS encoding energy-coupling factor ABC transporter permease: MHLPDGIIPLWQAGIYWILAIIPLAFYAFKISKSEQKDKLIINTGIFAAVTVLVSSLSIPSPFGIPMHFFLIPLVAILLGPLTGIAVAFLCLLLQFLFLGMGGITTLGANVLAMGVVMSISTYLFYKLTYDLDERLSIFAGTLMGIIMATVTNAIILILAGVATLEMLMATLIPFYLFIAVIEGLANVAIISFISKVKPEMLKIDKI; encoded by the coding sequence TTGCATTTACCTGATGGAATTATACCTTTATGGCAAGCGGGGATTTACTGGATCTTAGCCATTATACCCTTAGCATTTTATGCTTTTAAAATTTCTAAAAGCGAGCAAAAAGATAAACTGATTATAAATACGGGAATTTTTGCCGCGGTGACCGTTTTAGTATCTTCTTTATCCATACCATCTCCCTTTGGTATCCCTATGCACTTTTTCCTGATACCCCTAGTAGCTATTTTGCTGGGCCCCCTCACAGGCATAGCTGTAGCTTTTTTATGTTTGCTTTTGCAGTTCCTTTTCTTAGGAATGGGGGGAATAACCACTCTGGGAGCTAATGTACTAGCTATGGGTGTGGTAATGAGTATTTCAACTTATTTATTCTACAAACTAACCTATGATCTTGATGAAAGATTAAGCATCTTCGCGGGTACTCTAATGGGTATAATAATGGCCACAGTCACTAATGCTATTATTCTAATACTGGCTGGAGTTGCTACTTTAGAAATGTTAATGGCTACTTTAATACCATTTTATTTATTCATTGCGGTTATTGAAGGGCTAGCCAATGTTGCTATCATATCATTTATCTCCAAAGTCAAACCTGAAATGTTAAAAATAGATAAAATTTAA